From Clostridium sp. SY8519:
CATTATGGCCGCCGCTGACCCGGTGCTGACCGATGCCTATGTCTGCCACCTGCTGCATTACCGGCCGGAAGATGTCCCCTATCTGACCCTTGCCGCGGAACTCGGGGTCGGTTCCCTGGATCTGACCCGGGCCGAAATCCTCACCCTGGGGGATTCCCGGCCGGAGGAACTCCCTTATACCCGCAAAGTCGTGGAACTGGCAGACGCGGTGACCGAAGTGGAATCCTGCAGCGCCTGCTACGGATACCTGATTCCAGCCTTGGACCGCCTGAAAGAAGAAGGGCTTTTCTCCCGCCTGACGGAAAAAATCTGCATCGGCCAGGGATTCCGGGGACAGACCGGCACGCTTGGCGTGGGGAACTGTACCCGGGGCTTTGCTTTCTGCGTGGAAGGATGCCCGCCCACAGAAAATCAGATCTATGACCAGCTGAAAGCCTATCTGTCCTCTGTGCAGCCGGAATCTCAGAAAGAAAGCGCCGACGGCACCCAGGCTTCCTAAGAAGCGTGGGGCCATCGGCGCTTTCTTTCTCTGTCGTATCGCAGATTTATTTTGCTCTGCCGCAGCATTTTTTGTATTTTTTTCCGCTGCCGCAGGGACAGGGATCATTGGGATAGATCTTCTTTGTCTTTAATACAGTCTTGGCGGACCAGCTTTTGGTAAAGCGATCCGGTCTGCGCAGACTCCTGCCGACTGCCGGCTGTTCCTGGTCCGCTGACGCCGCAGCTGCTGTCCGGCTGCTGCCCGCTGCTTCTTCTGCCGCCGGTTCTGCTCCCCCTGCTTCCTCCGTGCCGGTGGCTGTACCCGTCGGCTGTACATCTTCTGCCTGTGTGAACACCGCACGCTCTTCTTCTGTCAGGACTGTAAGATCTGCCTCAGCTGCCGCTTCGGCAACTGCCTCCGCAAGCTCAGCTTTCTTTAATTTCGATACACCCTTCAGTTCCAGCTTTTTTGCCAGTTCTTTCAGGTCTGCCACCGTATATGTTTCTTCCAGCAATTCCTTTAAAAGTGCCATACTTACCTCACTCATAGAATCAATCGTTTCTTCTGTTCATTTTCACAACGTTACTTATAATAGCATAAAAGTAAAAATTCGTATACCGCCTGAGACAGAAAAACACCCAAAATCTCCCGTATGCCTCACATACCGTCAATTTCGGGTGTATGGTCAGAGGCCGGCCTTTCGTCCGGGTCCCCTGTTATCTGCCTTCCGAATAGGCACAGGCTGCCGCCACGAGGCCGCGGAACAGCGGATGCGCGTGGTTCGGTCTGGATTTGAACTCCGGATGTGCCTGGGTTCCGATATAGAACGGTTCATCCGGCACTTCGATCATTTCCACAATCTTGCCGTCCGGTGAAATGCCGGACAGGATCAGGCCCGCTTCTGTAAGACGGTCCCGGTATTCGTTGTTGACCTCATACCGATGGCGATGCCGCTCGGAAATCTGGTCTTCACCGTACAGCTTATGGGCGAGGCTGCCCTTTTTCAGTACACAGGGATAGGCGCCCAGACGCATGGTGCCTCCCAGATCGGTTACATTCTTCTGTTCCGGCATCAGATCGATCACCGGATGTGTGGTTTCCTGTACCAGCTCCGCGCTTCCGGCATCTTTCCAGCCCACCACATTTCTGGCATATTCCACCAGGGCCATCTGCATGCCGAGGCAGATGCCCAAGAACGGGATATGGTTGATCCGGGCATATTCCGCCGCCTGGATCATTCCTTCTGTGCCGCGGTTGCCAAATCCTCCGGGAATGATCATTCCGTCGATTCCCTTCAGATAATCTTCCGGTGTGCCCTTTTCCATTTCTTCCGAATCCACCCAGCGGATCCGCACTTTCACCTGGTTCTCAATGCCGCCGTGATTCAGCGCTTCCACTACAGACAGGTACGCGTCATGCAGCTGGGTGTATTTTCCTACCATGGCAATTTCCACGGCTTTCTTCGGTTCTTTCAGGGCGCGGACCAGATTCTGCCACTCTGTCAGGTCCGGTTCCGGGCAGGGCATCCGCAGACACTCGCAGACTGCCTGGGCCAGTTTTTCCTCTTCCATCATCAGCGGCACCTCGTAGATCGAAGACGCATTCATGTTCTGCAGCACATGCGTCGGCGCCACATTGCAGAACAGGGCGATTTTGCCCCGAATGGCATCATTCAGCGCATGTTCCGTACGGCACACGATAATATCCGGCTGGATGCCCATGCCCTGCATCTCTTTTACGCTGGTCTGGGTGGGCTTGGTCTTCAGTTCTTCCGACGCGTGCAGATACGGAATCAGGGTGACATGGATCATACATGCGTTTCCCGGGCCGGCTTCCTGCATAAACTGGCGGATGGCTTCGTAGAACGGCTGGGATTCAATGTCTCCCACGGTGCCGCCTACTTCAATAATGGCAACCTGTGTCTTTTCGTCACAGTCCTCGCCTGCCCTGCCCTGATAAAACCGGCTTTTGATCTCATTGGTCACATGGGGAATTACCTGTACCGTGCCTCCGCCGTAATCTCCATGGCGCTCCTTATTCAGGACGGACCAGTAGATCTTGCCGGAAGTCACGTTGGAATTGTGGTCCAGATTCTCATCGATAAAACGTTCGTAATGGCCCAGGTCCAGATCGGTCTCGGTTCCGTCGTCTGTGACAAACACTTCGCCGTGCTGGATCGGGTTCATGGTACCGGGATCCACATTCAGATAAGGATCAAACTTCTGCATGGTTACCTGATATCCCCTGACTTTCAGCAGACGTCCCAGCGACGCGGCTGTGATTCCCTTGCCGAGTCCGGATACGACACCGCCTGTTACAAATACATATTTTATCATTCTCTGACCCCTTCCTGTCTGTACAGATCGCTTCACAAAAAAAGAGACAAAGCCCCTCTCTACCGCCGCACTGCAGTTGAGACGTCCTTGCCTCGCATATCCTGAATCCTGATCCGCCTTCCGCGGTTTTTCAAATCATGCTGTAGATTATATGCTTGCCCCCTCGGATTGTCAAGTGGTTCTTTTCCCTCCGGCTGCCAGGCAGGATCTCCGCCCTGTTCGTTTCCCCTGACTGAACAGCGGGCGCCGCTCCGTCAGTCCGGAGGGCGCCCGCTGTATGCATCTTCTGTTTTCGCTTTCCTTTAAATGAAAGCCTTAATCCTGCAGCGCGTCATAGCCTTCTGCGCCTGTGCTGATCTTAATTGCGTTTTCCACATTGTATACGAAGATTTTCCCATCCCCGATGTGTCCGGTATAAAGGACTTTCTTCGCCGCGTCAATTACAGTACGCGGGGAAATCTTGCTTACAACGATATCCACCTGAATCTTCGGCAGCAGGTTCATGTTCAGTTCCGCGCCACGGTATTTGGTGGTACGTCCGCCCTGGGCGCCGCAGCCTAATACATTGGTGACGGTCATGCCGTTGATGCCGATTTCACTCATGGCATGGTTCAGTGCCTCATACTTGCTCTGTCTGGTGTAAATCGTAATCTTTGTGATGCTTACATCACTGCCCAGCGAAACGGAAGGATCTGCTGTTCTCAACTGTACCGGAACCGCTTCATCCATCGGAACCTTTCCTTCTGCCAGCGCTTTGTCCCGCTCGATTTCAGCGGCAGCCGCAACCGCATGGGAACCGAAGTTGTTGATGCTGGAAGTCAGGGCAAAGTCTGCGTACGCGCTTTCCAGACCGTGTTCACTGCGGTCCAGTCCTTCGATTTCATCCTCTGCGGAGCAGCGCAGACCTACTGTTTTCTTTAATACCGTAAATACAATGACCATGGTCACTGCTACCCAGGCGATGACAGATACCACACCCAGAAGCTGCAGTCCCAGCGCATGGAAACCGCCGCCGTATACCAGGCCGGCTTTTTCTCCCAGGCCATAGTCATAATAGGCCAGGAAACCAACCAGGATGGTTCCGACACAGCCGCAGCAGCCATGCACGCCTACCGCGCCGACCGGATCATCCACCTTCAGTTTCTGGTCTACAAATTCAATGCCGAAGACTACCACAAATCCGCAGACAATGCCGATAATCGCTGCGCCGACCGGTGTGACGGTATCACAGCCGGCAGTTACGCCTACCAGGCCTGCCAGGGTACCGTTTAATGTCATGGAAACATCCGGTTTGCCATAGCGGATCCAGGTGATGATCAATACGGTAATCGTTGCGATTGCGGCTGCCATATTTGTGGTATAGAAGATTCTTGCCGCAGACAGATATGCGCCGCCGCTTAGCGCGGTTGTGGAACATCCGTTGAATCCGAACCACGCGAACCAGAGGATAAATACACCCAGGGCAGCCTGCAGCAGGTTGTGTCCGGGAATGGCGTTTGCCTTGCCGTCTTTCGTATATTTTCCGATTCTGGGACCGAGGATTGCCGCGCCTACAAACGCTGCCACACCGCCGACCATATGGACTGCCGTGGAACCTGCGAAATCATGGAAGCCCAGCTGTGCCAGCCAGCCGCCGCCCCAGATCCAGTGGCCTTCAATCGGATATACTACCAGGGAAATAATGGCGCTGTAAATACAGTAAGCCGCGAAGTTTGTCCGCTCTGCCATGGCGCCGGATACGATGGTGGCTGCCGTCGCGCAGAACACTGTCTGGAAAATCATGGTGGTGAAATCATCGGAATGCAGTGAGAACAGATTCAGTCCTCCGATAAAACCGTTGCATACCTGGTTGGTTCCAAACATAATGCCAAATCCGATAAACCAGTAAGCCGGTGTACCGATACAAAAGTCCAGAAGGTTTTTCATAATAATGTTACCGGTATTTTTCGCCCGGGTCATCCCCGCTTCCACCAGTGTAAAACCGGCCTGCATGAAAAATACCAGCGCTGCTCCCAACAGGGTCCAACCCGAATCAAGAGCTGTTGCCAATGCCTGTAGTGTCATAACACAATCTCCTTTCAGTTGCTTTTTTTTATATAGAAAAGGCGCCGTGGAGATCTTCTCGATCTCTCCGGCGCCTTTGCCATATCCTGTCTGTTCTTTTTATTTGTCCATGTCCGTATACCCCATCAGGTATCGGTCTGTCTCCACCGCGCAGGCCCTTCCTTCACTGATGGCCCATACCACCAGCGACTGGCCCCGGTGCATATCACCTGCAGTAAACACGCCCGGCTTACTGGTCATATAGCTATCCGGCTGTGTCTCCACCGTGCCCCGGCCGGTGCATTTTGTACCGAATGCCTTTGCCGTATAAGGCTGGCATCCCACAAATCCGGCTGCAACCAGAATCAGGTCACAGGGAACTTCTTTTTCCGTGCCTTCCACTTCGACCAGTTTCCCTTTGTCAAAAGCGGTCTGCACCAGGACAGCTGATTTCAGCTTGCCTCTGACGGTTTTCACTTCCCGGATCGTGGTGGTAAACTCTCTCGGGTCTTTGCCGAACACCTGGATGGCTTCCTGCTGACCGTAATCCGTTTTCAGGGTTTTCGGCCATTCCGGCCACGGATTATCCGCGCTGCGCTCTTCCGGCGGCTTCGGCATGATTTCCAGCTGACGGACACTTTTGCATCCCAGGCGGATGGACGTTCCCACACAGTCATTGCCTGTGTCGCCGCCGCCTAAGACAATCACATGTTTGCCCTTTACCAGCGATTTTACATTGGTTTTGCTCTTTCCCTGCCCCAGGACGACCTGGCGGGTAACTTCTGACAGGAAATCCACGGCGTAGTACACGCCTTCCATTCCTGCTTCATATCCCTTTGCCGCAAAGGGCCGGGGCTCTTTGGCTCCGGTACACAGGATCACTGCGTCAAAGCTGTCTGTGAGCTCTTTGGCCGATACGGTATTGCCCACATCCACACCTGTGCGGAAAACCACGCCTTCTGCTTCCATCAGCTCCCGTCTCCGCCGGATATACTGTTTGTCCAGCTTCATATTCGGGATGCCGAACATCAGCAGGCCGCCGATCTCTTCCTCCCGTTCAAAGACGGTTACACTGTGTCCTCTGTGGTTCAGCTGATCCGCAGCTGCCAGGCCCGACGGGCCGGCGCCTACGACAGCCACCCGCTTGCCGCTTCGGATCTTCGGGATCCGGGGTTTCATCGACCCGTTGGCAAAGGCGGTTTCAATAATAAATAACTCATTGTCATGCACGGTCACCGGATCATCATTCATTCCGCAGATGCATGCCTTTTCGCAGAGTGCCGGGCAGACCCTTCCGGTAAATTCCGGAAAATTATTGGTCTTGAGCAGACGGCTCAGCGCCTGCTCATTCTGTCCCCGGTAAACCGCGTCATTCCATTCCGGAATCAGGTTGTGCAGCGGACAGCCGGTTACCATCCCCTTCAGCTTCAGTGCCGACTGGCACAGGGGCACGCCGCAGTCCATGCAGCGGGCAGCCTGCTGCCGGCGTTTTTCCTCATTCAGTGCGTCATGGAATTCCGAAAAATCTGTAATTCTATCCTGTACCGCTTCCGTTCTGTTGTCCATCCGCCGGTACTCCAGGAATCCTCCTGCTTTTCCCATAATTTCTGTCTCCAATCCTGATTGTTCTATGCCTGCGCTGTTTTGCCTGTGATCTCGTTAAATGCTTCCATTACCGCATTGTCATGAGACAGGCCCTGCTCTTCAAACCGTCCGATGGCGGATAACACTTTCTGATATTCCAGCGGAACAATCTTCTTGAAGTGGGGCCGGTAGGTTTCAAAATCATTCAGGATGTCGCCGGCCAGTCTGGATCCGGTTGCTTCATAATATTCTTTCAGAATATCCTTCAGTTCAGCGATGTCATATTTGTCGGTCAGTTCATCCGCCGGCGCCATATCTTTATTCATACGGCGGTACAGACGGTGATCCATATCCAGGACATAAGCCACACCGCCGCTCATTCCGGCGGCAAAGTTCTTGCCGGTGGGGCCTAAGATCACTGCGCGTCCACCGGTCATATACTCCAGTCCATGGTCGCCGCAGCCTTCCGCTACTGCCACCGCGCCGGAATTCCGGACACAGAACCGCTCGCCGGCCACGCCGTTGATAAATACTTTGCCTGCAGTCGCTCCGTAAAGCGCCACATTTCCCACAATGATATTCTTTTCCGGGGCAAAGGAAGAACCCTTCGGCGGCTGAATGATCAGCTTTCCTCCGGAAAGGCCCTTGCCGAATCCATCGTTGGCGTCTCCGTATACATGAATCGTCACACCCTTCGGCAGGAATGCGCCCAGTGACTGTCCGCATCCGCCGTCCAGAATAATCTGGTAGGTATCGTCTTTCAGGGTATCCCCGTAGCATCTGGTTACTTCCGAACCGAAAATCGTTCCTACGGAACGGTCGGTGGAAGATACCTTTGTATGGTATGTTTTCGGCTGACCGTCCGCCAGAAGCGGCAGCAGCTCTTTTTCGTCGATTGTCGTACTGAGACCGAAATCATAGACTTGTTTCGGGTCAAAATGCTGCATTTTTTCGGATGCCGTCTTCGACTGAAGGATTCTGGTCAGATCTACCATCTGTGCCCGTGTCGTAAAGGGATGGTCCTTCACTTTCAGGCAGTCGCTGCGGCCCACCATCTCATCCACGGTGCGGAATCCCAGGGAAGCCATGATTTCCCGCAGCTGTGTGGCAATAAATGTCATGAAATTCATCACATATTCCGGTTTGCCGGTAAAGCGTTTTCTCAGAACTTCGTTCTGTGTCGCGATACCAACCGGACAGGTATCCTGGTTGCAGACACGCATCATCATACAGCCCATGGTTACCAGCGGAGCTGTGGCAAAGGCGAATTCCTCCGCGCCAAGAAGGGCTGCAATCGCCACATCCCTGCCGCTCATCAGCTTGCCGTCCGTCTCCAGAATCACGCGCTGCCGCAACCCGTTCTCCATCAGCGTATGGTGCGCTTCCGCCAGTCCCAGTTCCCAGGGAAGGCCTGCACCGTGTACGGATGACATGGGCGCGGCTCCTGTACCGCCGTCGTATCCGGAGATCAGGATTACCTGGGCACCGGCCTTGGCTACACCGGAGGCAATGGTGCCGACCCCGGCTTCTGATACCAGTTTTACGGATATTCTTGCCTTTCGGTTGGCGTTTTTCAGGTCATAAATCAGCTGCGCCAGATCCTCGATGGAATAGATGTCATGATGGGGCGGCGGGGAGATCAGGGATACTCCCGGTGTGGAGAAACGGGTATGCGCTACCCACGGATAAACCTTTTTCCCCGGCAGATGTCCGCCTTCGCCCGGCTTTGCGCCCTGGGCCATCTTGATCTGAATCTCGTCCGCGCTCATCAGGTATGCGCTGGTGACGCCAAAGCGTCCCGATGCCACCTGTTTGATTCTGGAATTTTTCTCCGTGCCGAACCGTTCCGTCAGTTCTCCGCCTTCGCCGGTATTGGATTTTCCGCCCAGACGGTTCATGGCAATCGCCAGCGTCTCATGGGCTTCCTTGGACAGAGAGCCGTAGCTCATGGCGCCGGTTTTAAACCGTTTGACAATCTCGCTGACCGGCTCCACTTCTTCCAGGGGAACCGGTTTCTTCTTCGGATCAAACTGCATCAGTCCCCGCAGGGTATGGGGAAGTTCATTGTCTACCATAGCAGTGTACTCGCAGAACCGTTTGTAGTCATTGTTTCTGGTGGCCTGCTGCAGCGCGATGATCGTATCCGGGTTGTACAGATGATCTTCTTTATTTTCCCCGCTTCTCAGCTTGTGGAAGCCGATGCTGTCCAGTGTGGTATCCAGCCCCAGCCCCAGGGGATCAAAAGCCCGGTCATGACGGAACATGACGCCCTCGCCGATTTCCTCTAAGCCGATGCCGCCCACACGGCTGACTGTGCCGGTAAAGTAGCGGTCAATCACATCCTGACGGATGCCGATGGCCTCGAAGATTCTCGCGGACTGATAGGACTGCAGCGTGGAAATTCCCATCTTGGCCGCAATCTTAACCACCCCCTGCAGCAGGGCGTTGTTGTAGTCATCAATCGCCGTATGATAATCCTTGTCAAGTACTCCCTGATCAATCAGTTCCGCAATGCATTCATGAGCCAGGTACGGGTGGATTGCCCGGGCGCCGAAGCCCAGCAGGCAGGCACACTGATGCACATCCCGGGGTTCCGCGCTTTCCAGCACAATGGAAACCTGGGTTCTCTTCTTTGTGCGTACCAGATGCTGCTCAACAGAAGAAACTGCCAGCAGAGACGGAATGGCCAGATGGTTTTCATCCACGCCCCGGTCCGTCAGGATAATAATATTCGCGCCTTTTGCCACGCTGCGGTCCACACTGATGGACAGCTGCTCCACCGCCCGCTCCAGGGAGGTGTTTTTGTAATACAGCATGGAAATCTCGCTGACCCGGAATCCCGGCTGATCCAGCGCTTTGATTTTTAACAGATCCACGCCTGTAAGGATCGGGTTATTCACTTCCAGCACATGGCAGTTGCTGCTTTTTTCTTCCAGAAGATTTCCGTCAGAACCGATATATACCGTCGTATCCGTCACAATCTTCTCCCGGAGAGAATCAATGGGCGGATTTGTCACCTGCGCGAACATCTGCTTAAAGTAGTCAAAAAGGCTCTGATGTTTCTCCGACAGAACCGCCAGAGGCACATCATGTCCCATGGATACAATGGGTTCGGTGCCGTTTTCCGCCATGGGATGGATCATGTTCTTCACATCTTCATAAGAATAGCCGAAGGCTTTGTAGAGCTGATCTCTGCGCTCCTTGGAATACATGGGAATCCGTTTGTTCGGAATCTTAAGGGCCGACAGATGCAGCAGCTCTCTGTCCAGCCATTCGCCGTAAGGCTGCCGGCCGGCATAATATTTTTTGCATTCCTCGTCGGAAATAATCCGTCCCTTCCTGGTATCTACCAGAAGGATCCGTCCCGGCTGCAGCCGCTGTTTTGCCACGACGTGTTTCGGGTCCAGTCCCAGCACGCCTACCTCGGAAGAAAGGATCAGACGGTTGTCATCTGTAATATAGTACCGGGACGGACGCAGACCGTTTCGGTCCAGAGTGGCGCCCAGGATATCGCCGTCGGTGAAAATCACAGCCGCCGGACCGTCCCAGGGCTCCATCATGGTGCCGTAGTAATGGTAAAAATCTTTTTTCTCGGAAGGCATGTCCCTGTCGTGTTTCCACGGTTCCGGAATCGTAACCATGACAGACAGGGGCAGATCCATCCCGTTCATATACATGAATTCCAGGGTGTTGTCCAGAATACCGGAATCCGATCCGCTGCGGTTCACCACCGGGAAGATTTTGAGCATGGTGTCCTTGTTCTTTAAGAATTCGGAAGACATGGTCTCCTCCCGGGCCAGCATACGGTCCACATTGCCGCGGATAGTATTGATTTCTCCGTTGTGGGCGATAAAACGATAGGGATGCGCCCGTTCCCAGCTGGGGGTGGTATTGGTGGAGAATCTGGAATGTACCAGCGCAATGGCTGTATGATAGTCCCTGCTCTGAAGGTCTTCATAGAATTCCCGCAGCTGTTTTACCAGAAACATTCCCTTGTATACAATGGTTCTGGAAGACAGGGAACAGATATAGGTATAGGAGCCGTATCCTTCCGTATGTTCCGGATCCGGCTTCTCTTCCGAACTCTGCTCAAACTCCCGGCGCAGCACATACAGCAGCCGGTCGAATTCGAAGCCCGGCGCCACATGCTCCGGACGCTCGATAAAGCACTGCGCGATGTAAGGCATGCAGTCCCTGGCCATATCGCCTAGGATTTCCGGATGTACCGGAACCTTGCGGAAGCCCAGGACCTTCAGGCCGTTCTTGCGGGCAATCACTTCAAACATTCTGCGGGAAAAAGTCCGCTTTAACTGATTCTGCGGGAAGAAAAACATCCCGATTCCGTAGTCTCCCGCTTCTCCCAGCTGAATGCCTTCCTTTGCCGCTGCTTTGACAAAGAAATTGTGGGAGATCTGTGTCAGGATCCCTACGCCGTCTCCGACTTTTCCACTGGCGTCTTTTCCGGCGCGGTGTTCCAGCTTTTCCACGATCGACAGCGCGTCGTCCAGCACCTGGTAATCCTGGCGGCCGTCAATATTGACCACCGCGCCGATTCCGCAGGCATCATGCTCCCGGAATACCATATTTTCCGCATCCCGGGACGCTGTGCTGTCTGATCTTCTCATCATAGGGTTGTTCATCTGTTACTCTCCTTGTGTTTTTTCCCTGCAGGGTATGGATCCCTCATACCCTGCTGCCCTTCGCTGCCGGTTCGGCAGCCTGTGCCTTACTCGGAAAACAGCATATCGCTGTATACCGGGAACGGCCAGTATTTTTCATCGGTAATTGCTTCCAGCTGGTCCGCTGCAGTTCTCGCGCTGACCATGTCCGCGATTACAACATCTTTATAGTAGTCCATGGCTACCACATTATCTTCCGGTACTGCCTCCAGGTGGCTTTCCAGCTTCTCTGTGGCATCCAGCAGCGCGTCGGTCAGAACGGCCAGTTTCTCGCAGGTCTTTGTTTCATAGACCACCGGCACTTCCGCTGCTTTCAGATCTCCCATCCGTCTGCACAGTTCTGCGGCATAGGCGGATACTGCCGGAAGGATCTGTCTGCGGATCATATCGTCCATGGTGTGGGCTTCAATGGAAATCTGCGCGCAGTAGGTATCCACGTGGATGTTGTATCTGGCAAAGATTTCTTCTTTTGTATAGATACCGTTGCTTACATACAGATCGATGTTTTTCTGATCGATGTAATGCGGGATTGCGTCCGCCGTTGTCTTCAGGTTGCTTAATCCCCGCTTTTCTGCTTCCTCAATCCAGGAGTCGTCATAGCCGTTGCCGTTGAAGATGATGCGCTGATGTTTGATCAGGGTCTCACGGATCAGGGTGTGCAGTTCTTTCTGGAAGTCATCGGTTTTTTCCAGAATATTCGCGAACTCTTTCAGCTCCTGTGCCATAATGGTGTTCAGGGCAATATTCGGTCCGGAGATGGACTGGGAAGATCCCAGCATACGGAACTCAAATTTGTTGCCGGTAAATGCCATCGGCGAGGTCCGGTTTCTGTCTGTCGTATCCTGACGGATGGCGGGCAGCATGTCAATGCCGATCTCCAGCATCTGCTTGCCGTTTTCCTTAAATTCCTTGTCGTTGATAATGGACTGGACAATTGCCTCCAGCTCGTCCCCAAGGAAAATGGAAATGATGGCCGGCGGTGCCTCCTGGGCGCCTAATCTGTGATCGTTGCCGGCGCTGGCCACTGTGTTCCGCAATGCTTCCTGATATTCATCCACACCTTTGATAAAGGCGGCCAGGAAAAGCAGGAACTGGGCATTCTGGCTGGGGGTGGAACCGGGGCTGAACAGGTTGCGTCCGGTATCGGTTCCCAGGGACCAGTTGTCATGTTTGCCGGAACCGTTGACACCTGCAAAAGGCTTTTCATGAATCAGGCAGGCAAAGCCGTGACGGTCTGCCACCTTTTTCATCAGTTCCATGGCCAGCTGGTTCTGGTCGGCTGCCTGGTTGGCGTCACAGTAGACAGGCGCCATTTCGTGCTGGGCCGGTGCCACTTCGTTATGTTTGGTTTTGGACAGCACGCCGACTTTCCACAGCTCGTTGTCCAGATCTTTCATATATGCGGATACCCGGGGCTTCAGCTGGCCGAAGTAATGATCCTCCAGCTCCTGTCCTCTC
This genomic window contains:
- the gltB gene encoding glutamate synthase large subunit, which translates into the protein MRRSDSTASRDAENMVFREHDACGIGAVVNIDGRQDYQVLDDALSIVEKLEHRAGKDASGKVGDGVGILTQISHNFFVKAAAKEGIQLGEAGDYGIGMFFFPQNQLKRTFSRRMFEVIARKNGLKVLGFRKVPVHPEILGDMARDCMPYIAQCFIERPEHVAPGFEFDRLLYVLRREFEQSSEEKPDPEHTEGYGSYTYICSLSSRTIVYKGMFLVKQLREFYEDLQSRDYHTAIALVHSRFSTNTTPSWERAHPYRFIAHNGEINTIRGNVDRMLAREETMSSEFLKNKDTMLKIFPVVNRSGSDSGILDNTLEFMYMNGMDLPLSVMVTIPEPWKHDRDMPSEKKDFYHYYGTMMEPWDGPAAVIFTDGDILGATLDRNGLRPSRYYITDDNRLILSSEVGVLGLDPKHVVAKQRLQPGRILLVDTRKGRIISDEECKKYYAGRQPYGEWLDRELLHLSALKIPNKRIPMYSKERRDQLYKAFGYSYEDVKNMIHPMAENGTEPIVSMGHDVPLAVLSEKHQSLFDYFKQMFAQVTNPPIDSLREKIVTDTTVYIGSDGNLLEEKSSNCHVLEVNNPILTGVDLLKIKALDQPGFRVSEISMLYYKNTSLERAVEQLSISVDRSVAKGANIIILTDRGVDENHLAIPSLLAVSSVEQHLVRTKKRTQVSIVLESAEPRDVHQCACLLGFGARAIHPYLAHECIAELIDQGVLDKDYHTAIDDYNNALLQGVVKIAAKMGISTLQSYQSARIFEAIGIRQDVIDRYFTGTVSRVGGIGLEEIGEGVMFRHDRAFDPLGLGLDTTLDSIGFHKLRSGENKEDHLYNPDTIIALQQATRNNDYKRFCEYTAMVDNELPHTLRGLMQFDPKKKPVPLEEVEPVSEIVKRFKTGAMSYGSLSKEAHETLAIAMNRLGGKSNTGEGGELTERFGTEKNSRIKQVASGRFGVTSAYLMSADEIQIKMAQGAKPGEGGHLPGKKVYPWVAHTRFSTPGVSLISPPPHHDIYSIEDLAQLIYDLKNANRKARISVKLVSEAGVGTIASGVAKAGAQVILISGYDGGTGAAPMSSVHGAGLPWELGLAEAHHTLMENGLRQRVILETDGKLMSGRDVAIAALLGAEEFAFATAPLVTMGCMMMRVCNQDTCPVGIATQNEVLRKRFTGKPEYVMNFMTFIATQLREIMASLGFRTVDEMVGRSDCLKVKDHPFTTRAQMVDLTRILQSKTASEKMQHFDPKQVYDFGLSTTIDEKELLPLLADGQPKTYHTKVSSTDRSVGTIFGSEVTRCYGDTLKDDTYQIILDGGCGQSLGAFLPKGVTIHVYGDANDGFGKGLSGGKLIIQPPKGSSFAPEKNIIVGNVALYGATAGKVFINGVAGERFCVRNSGAVAVAEGCGDHGLEYMTGGRAVILGPTGKNFAAGMSGGVAYVLDMDHRLYRRMNKDMAPADELTDKYDIAELKDILKEYYEATGSRLAGDILNDFETYRPHFKKIVPLEYQKVLSAIGRFEEQGLSHDNAVMEAFNEITGKTAQA
- a CDS encoding glutamine synthetase III, encoding MTSSTETLPELFGSMVFNEETMKQRLSKATYQAWKKCVTDGTQLDLATANEIAEGMKQWAIEKGATHFTHWFQPMTGVTAEKHDSFINPSEGGKIVMEFSGKELVKGEPDASSFPSGGLRATFEARGYTAWDPTSFAFVKDDSLYIPTIFCSYSGQALDKKTPLLKSMDEVSRQAVRILRLFGDTETKRVTAQVGSEQEYFLIDKKLRDQREDLRLTGRTLFGNKPPRGQELEDHYFGQLKPRVSAYMKDLDNELWKVGVLSKTKHNEVAPAQHEMAPVYCDANQAADQNQLAMELMKKVADRHGFACLIHEKPFAGVNGSGKHDNWSLGTDTGRNLFSPGSTPSQNAQFLLFLAAFIKGVDEYQEALRNTVASAGNDHRLGAQEAPPAIISIFLGDELEAIVQSIINDKEFKENGKQMLEIGIDMLPAIRQDTTDRNRTSPMAFTGNKFEFRMLGSSQSISGPNIALNTIMAQELKEFANILEKTDDFQKELHTLIRETLIKHQRIIFNGNGYDDSWIEEAEKRGLSNLKTTADAIPHYIDQKNIDLYVSNGIYTKEEIFARYNIHVDTYCAQISIEAHTMDDMIRRQILPAVSAYAAELCRRMGDLKAAEVPVVYETKTCEKLAVLTDALLDATEKLESHLEAVPEDNVVAMDYYKDVVIADMVSARTAADQLEAITDEKYWPFPVYSDMLFSE